Part of the Coriobacteriia bacterium genome, CGCGACGCGGACCGGACGGCTGGCGAACCCGGCGAGCTCCATGTCCTCCACGTAGCGAGCCGCGAGCGCCTCGACGTTGAGGACGCCGACCGGCGCCTCTCCCTCGACGACCGGCAGCACGCGCACCCCACGCTCGCGCATGAGACGCCCGGCGTCGCGCATCGTCGTCTCGGGCGCGACGGTGACGATATCGGCGGTCATGACGTCGCGGACGCGCGTGCGCACGTGGTCGACCTCGGCAGGCGGCTCGACGCCGAAGCGGGCGAACGCCCACGACGACTCGGGCGGCATCGGCCCCAGCTTCGCCGGGATGTAGACGCGGCCGGGATCGGTGACGTTCTTCAGATGCGCATAGGCGACCGCCGAGCACACGGAGTCGTTGTCCGGGTTCCGATGCCCGAAGACGAGCACCACGTCCATGCGAGCGCCTCCCGTCACCGCTTCACCTTACTCAGCGGAGCGTACCCCAGCAGCAGCGTCTTGGCTCCGCGGCCGGTGAACGTCACGACGATCTTGTCGCCGGAGATCTCCGTCACCTTGCCGTGCCCGAACGTCTTGTGGTCGACCGTGTCGCCGACCTCGAAGCTCTCTGTGGGCTCGGACCGCTCGCGTCGCTTCGCACCCGAGCCGAAGACGCGCCCTCCGCCGCCGAAGGCCCTCCCAGTCGACTCGCTGGTACCCTGGCGGCTCGTCGAGCCCCGCCCCTCGTGCCGGAGGTGCTCGTCGGGGATCTCGGCGATGAACCGGCTCGGCGGGTTGTACTGGCTCGCGCCGTAGAGCGATCGCGTCATCGCGTGCGTGAGGTAGAGCCGTTCGCGGGCACGTGTGATCCCGACGTAGCACAGCCGCCGCTCTTCCTCGAGCCCGGAGGGATCGAACATCGAGTTCGCGTGGGGGAAGAGGCTGTCCTCCATCCCCGTTATGAAGACCACGGGGTATTCGAGGCCCTTCGCGGTGTGCAGCGTCATCAGCGTGACCGCGCGCTCGCCTTCGACGAGGGTGTCGAGGTCGCTGCGCAGCGACAGCCATTCGAGGAGGTCCTCGAGTCCGGTGTCCTCGTGCTCGCGGTCGAACTCTTCGACGACGCCGAGCATCTCGCGGATGTTGTCCGCCCGCGACGACGCCTCGAAGGTCCCCTCCGCCTCCAGCGCGACGACGAGACCGGCGCGCGACACCACTTCCTCGACGTATTCGCGCAGCTTCGACGTCTCGATGCCGCGCAGGCCGTCGGCGAGCTCCAGGAACGCCTCGACCTTCGCGCGCGGGCCCGTGCCGAGCTCGCCTTCGTCGATCGCGCGGCGCGCGGCTTCGAGGAACGGGATGTCCTCGCGGAAAGCGAGCGCGTCGATCACGGCGATCGTGGCGGCGCCTATACCTCGGCGCGGCGTGTTGATGATGCGCTTCGCCGACACGCCGTCCGCGGGGTTGGCGGCGACGCGCAGGTACGCGAGCACGTCGCGGATCTCGGCGCGGTCGAAGAAGCGCGTGCCGCCGACGATGCGGTACGGCACGCCGTCGCGCAGGAAGCGGTCCTCGATCGCGCGGGACTGCGCGTTGGTGCGGTAGAAGACGGCGAAATCCGCGTACGAGCGGTGCTCGGAGCGCAGCAAGCGCTCGATCTCGCCGGCGACGAAGCTCGCCTCGTCCTTCTCGTCCGAGGCCGCGTAGCGCGTGATCGCCTCGCCCTCCACGTTCGCCGTCCACAGCGTCTTCGGCTTGCGTCCCGCGTTGTTCGCCACAACGTGGTTCGCCGCCGCCAGGATCGTCTTCGTCGAGCGGTAGTTCTCCTCGAGGCGGATGACGGCCGCCTCCGGATGGTCGCGCTCGAACTCGAGGATGTTGCGCAGGTCGGCGCCTCGCCAGGAGTAGATCGACTGATCGTCGTCGCCGACGACCATCAGATTGCGGCGGCGGCGCGTGAGCATCTCCACGAGCGCGTACTGGGCGTGGTTCGTGTCCTGGTACTCGTCGACGAGGACGTAGCGGAAGCGCTCCTGGTAGACGTCGAGGACGTCGGGTTGCTCGTCGAGCAGGCGGTGCGCGAGCATCAGCAGGTCGTCGAAGTCGAGCGCGTTGCCCGCGCGCAGCCGCTTCTGGTAGAGGGCGTACACCTTCGCGGCGACCTTCTCCGGAGGCGTGGAGGCGCGCTCGGCGAACTCCTCTGGGCCGACGAGCTCGTTCTTCGACGCGGAGATGCGACCGGCGACCATGTTCGGCGAGAAGTGCTTCGGGTCGAGGTCGAGTTCCACGAGGCAAGACGTCAGCAGCCGCTTCGTATCCGCTTCGTCGTAGATGGTGAAAGAGGGGCCGTAGCCGAGACGCTCGGGGTCGCGCCGCATGACGCGCGCGCAGAACGCGTGGAAGGTCATCACCCACATGCCGCGCGAGACGGGACCGACGAGGCGCGTGAGGCGCTCGCGCATCTGGGCGGCGGCCTTGTTCGTGAAGGTGATGGCGAGGATCGCATGCGGAGACACGCCGAGGTCGGCGACGAGGTGCGCGATGCGGTACGTCAGCACGCGCGTCTTCCCGGAGCCGGCGCCGGCGAGCACGAGCAGCGGGCCTTCGGTGGTCAGCACGGCGTCCCGCTGCGCGGGGTTGAGGTCGTCTAGGCGCAGGGTCATGGCCGACAGAGTGTAGCATCCCCTGCGGCGCTACGGGACGGGAGGGGTCTGCGGCTCAGACAGTCCTCGCCGGGGGCCCTGGCGCTTCGCGCCCTCCCCGGCTGCGGAACTCGCCGCCGGACCCCTCCCGTCCCGCCGCGACATCTCTCCTGTGATAGTATCTTTGGTAGCGAAGGAGGTACGTCACATGAGCGCAATGCCCAACATCGTTCCCATCAGCGAACTTCGGCAGGACGCCTCTTCGATCGTCAAGCACGCGTCGGCCACGGGGGACCCGGTCTTCATCACCCAGCACGGTCGTGCGTCGGCGGTCCTATTGAGCGCCGGCGCCTACGAGCGGACGCAGCGTGAACTCGAGATCCTGCGCATCCTCGCTCAGGGTGAAGCCGACATCCAGGCCGGCGTCGGCTACGACCTCGATGTCGTGATGGCCGAGGCAGACGAGCTGCTGAAGCAACCGTGACCCGCAGGATCGACTTCACGCCGCCGGCGCGGGCGCAGTTCCTCGCAGCGGTGGACTACATCCGTACCGAGCGTCCGTCTGCCGCCCGTGCGTTCCGCGACCGCTCGACCGAGGTGCTCAAGCACCTCATCCGCTTCCCGGAGACCGGCCGGACGATCCCTGAGTTCCCTCAGCTCGGCTTCCGCGAGGTCCTCGTCAGTCGGTACCGCTTCTTCTACCGGCTAGAAGGCGACGTGATCTGGGTGGTCGGCGTGTGGCACGACGCCCAGCTTCCTGCTCAGCCCGAGTAGCGCCGCAGCGGGACGGGTGGGGTCTGCGGCTCAGACAGTCCTCGCCGGGGGCCTGGCGCTTCGCGCCCTCCCCGGCTGCGGAACTCGCCGCCCGACCCCTCCCCGTCCCGCTGTGCCCGGCCGCTACGCCTCGGGCAGCGCCCGTTGGCTCCCCGGGCGGGTGCGGTTACCATGAGACGCAGGAGGTTCACTCATGGTTCGCGTTCTGGAGGACAAGCGACAGGCGGTCGAGCAGGCGTGTCTGCGCTTCCACGTGTCCCGGATGCACGTGTTCGGCTCCGCACTGCGCGATGACCTCCGTCCTGGAGAGAGCGACATCGACCTCCTGGTCGAATTCTCTCCCATGAGCCCGCACGATCTCGCTGACTCCTACTTCGATCTTCTCGACGAACTGCGCTCCATCCTGGGCGTCGAAGTCGACCTGGTGATGTCGGACGCCGTGAAGAACCCCTACATCGCAGCCGACATCGAGCGAACCAAGCAGGTGCTCTATGCCACGTGACGTTCGCGCGTACCTGTCGAAGCCGATCCAGCCTCCGGGAGCACCCGTCGTGCGATAATCCGCCCATGTCACGCTCCGAAGACGATACCGCGCGCGGCGGCGCCCTCTGGCGGGTGCGCCCGCGCGCCTGGATCTTCGCCGCGACCGCGCTTGTGGCGCTCGACATCGCGCTGAGGATCTTCGGAGTCCCCGCCCTGCCGAGGGACTTCCGCCTCCCCGACCGGACGCTGATGGGCTTCGACGGGTTCGTGGCTCAGATGGCACGCTCCCCGCGACTTCGGGTGGCCTGCATCGGCGATTCGGTCATGCACGGCGGGGGGACGTCCGATCCCGCGGGGGCGATCCCCGCCCACCTCGACGACGCCTACAACCTCGGCATGACCGGGGCGCACGCCAACGACATGCTCCCGCTCGTTGCGCTCTTAGCCCACCGCAAGGCCGCCGATGCCGTGGTCATCGACTTCGACTACCGCTTCTACCGGGGCGAGACCGTGACGGACCGCTATCCGGACCTGTACGAGAAGGCGGCCGCGGAAGGCGCCCTCGACTCCGTCGACGAGACGCTCGCCAGAGGCCACACGCGCACGCTCACGACCGTCGAGCGCTTCGACAGGGCCGTGGCCTCCATATGGCGTCTCTACGCCGTCCGCGACCACCTGACCGCCTGGATGTTCGGCGAGCGGCCCAAGCGCGCCCTCAACCTCCTCGTGCGCGATCTCCGGGCCAAGGCGATCGGGGCGCGCGTGTACAACAAGCGCGCCCCTTCGGCGCTTCCCTACGCGGAGCTGCGGAAGGCGTTCGACGTGCGTCCCTTCGCCGACGACAACGTGGACCTGCGCTATCTCGCGGCCACGGTACGGGTCGCGACGAGAGCGGACATCCCGATCGTCGTCTTCGCGGGACCTCTCGACCGCGCGGCGCTCGACCGCGAGCGCGTGGTCGACTGGGCGCGTTACGAGGAGAATCTCGCCTTCGTGCGCCGACTGGTCGAGGGCGAGGGTGGCGTCTTCGTCGACCTCACCGACGCCGTACCCTCCGAGCTGCTCATGGACACCCACCACCCGATGAGCGAGGGGAACCGGGTGGTCGCCGAGGCGCTGGCAAAGATCCTGGCCCCGCTGCTGCGTGGGGGTGAGCGCCCGTGACCCTCGCGTCGTGGCCGTTCGCCGCTCTACTCGCCGTGACGCTCGCGGCGTGGTGGCTCTCGCCGCGTGCGGCGCGCCCGTGGGTCATGCTCGCGGCGAGCGCGGTCTTCTACGCATGGGCGTTCCCGCTCCACCTGATCGTGCTCGCCGGACTCGTCGTGCTCGTGTGGCGAGTCGGGGCGTCGCTACAGACCGCCGCAAGACCGCGCCGGCTGCTCGGCGCCGGGATCACGCTGGTGGTGACGACGCTCGCGGTCTTCAAGTACACCGGCTTCCTCGTCGGCACGGCCGACATGCTCTTCGCTCGTGCGGGACTCCCACGGCTCCCGGTTCCCGCCATCGCCGCCCCGCTGGGCATCTCGTTCGTCGCGTTCTGCGCGATCCACTACCTCGTCGAGACGTACCGCGGCACCACGCCGCCCGGATCGCTGCTGGAGACCGCCGTCTACCTCGCGTTCTTCCCGACGGTCACGGCTGGCCCCATCAAGCGCTGGCCCGAGTTCGCGCGCGACCTGCGAGAAGGCCCGGCCAGGCCCGACCTCGACGACCTGGCGTACGGAGGCTGGCGCATCGTCGCCGGTCTCGCGAAGAAGCTGGTCGTCGCGGACACCCTCGCCATCCTCGCCGTGCCGCTGCTCGCCCCCGCCGGCAAGAACCCGCTCGTGCTGCTCGTCGGGATGTACGCCTACACCATGCGGATCTACTTCGACTTCGCCGGGTATTCGGACATCGCCATCGGCGTGGCGAGATTGTTCGGCTTCCGGGTGATGGAGAACTTCCGCTGGCCCTACCTGCGCCGGAACATCTCCGAGTTCTGGGCGAACTGGCACGCCTCGCTCACGCGCTTCATCACCGAGTACGTCTTCATCCCGCTCGGCGGCTCGCGCGCCGGGCGCGCCCGCACGGCGCTCAACACGCTCGCGGCGATGGCGGTCAGCGGCCTGTGGCACGGCGCCGGATGGCACTTCGTCGCGTGGGGGCTCTACCACGGCGCGGGGCTGGTCGTGGCGCGCTGGTGGAGAGAGGCGCTCGACGCGCTGGCCGCGCGCTGGGCGGCCTACGCGCGGCTGCGCGAACGCGCCGGGTGGCGAGGCGCCGGCTGGGCGGCAGGCACGCTGCTGACCTTCAACTTCGTCGCGTTCGGGTGGATGCTCTTCCTGCTGCCGCTGCACGACGCGCTGTTCGTGTGGAAGCAGGTCGCGCGCTTCGCGCTGCTGGCTGCGAGGAGGTGGATCGGGTGAGCCGCGACCGCCTCGCGCGCCTCGCGGTCGACATCGTCGTCGGCGTGGCGATCGCCGCGCTCGTCGTCCTCGTCGTGATGTTCGCGAGCTCGACCGCGCCGACCTTCATCTACCAGGCGTTCTGAGGGAGCGCCGGGATAGACAGACTGCGATCGCCGTCGGGCGCGTAGCGCGAAACGCCCGCAAAACCGCTGGTGAGCGCGGTATTCCGAGAATCGCCGGTCCCGAAGGGATGACGGAATAGGCAGAAAGAGGCAGTCTGTGGATGCGGACAGTGCACACTGTCCAATCCTTGTTCGGCACATAGCATGTCTTCGGGGGGGAGCCAGGATGGAGCCCAGGCTAGGCAAACCGCGTGTGTTCTTGTCGCACTGCAAGGCGGACCTACCCTTCATCACGCGTCTCGATAGCGCGCTGCGGGAGTGCCAGATCGACACCTGGCTCGACTCCATCGACATTCCGCACGGTCACCCGTGGCTCGACGCCATCTTCAGGGATGGGATTCCCGCCTGCGATGCAGCGATGGTGTATTTGACCCCTGCCGCACTGGACTCGGTGATGGTGAAGAAGGAAATCGACGCCGCGATGATCCAGCAGCTGCAGGATGAGCGGATCGCCTTTCTGCCCTATGTGTCCTCATCGGATATCCGCATCAAGCTGCGTGCGGATATTCAGGCGCTACAAGCGCCTGAGTGGAATGAATCCAACTACGAGCAACTCCTGCCGCGAGTCGTAGCGGAAATCTGGCGCAGCTACCTGGGCCGCACCGTAGTGGCTGCCGTTGCAGACGAGCGCGTGAAGCGCCTGCAGGCGGAACTAGCGCTGCAAGAACTCCGGGGCAAGTCGGCGGCATCCGTGTTCACGCCTGCAGAAGAAGCTGAGTTCGAGCAGATTTGGGCTACTCTCGATCGCACGGTTGTCATTCACGCCAAGGTCACAACCCCTTCCCGGGGTGACGGGGACGACGTCGTTGAGCCAGCCTTGCCAATTGGTGTTCAACTCGGCTCCTATGTTGCCCTCGTCATAGCTGCGGGCTACGAGTTCTCCGCGAGGGAGGGCTACTCCGTCCTGAACCAGCCCGTTAAGGACTTTGTGCTTGAGCGTGTTCCCGGCGCGCTGGAGGTCTCGGTGGAAGACATCCCCTCAGTCACGGACGAGCTGACAATGTACGGCCTGCTCGATCGTGTTGTTGACACGACTCCCATGGACGGGTCCGCTCTCACGCGCACGGTACGAATTTGGTCAGGCCCGAACTACTGGAGTGTCTGGACGAACAAGAGTCAGCGCTTGAGGTACTGGCTGGC contains:
- the pcrA gene encoding DNA helicase PcrA; translated protein: MTLRLDDLNPAQRDAVLTTEGPLLVLAGAGSGKTRVLTYRIAHLVADLGVSPHAILAITFTNKAAAQMRERLTRLVGPVSRGMWVMTFHAFCARVMRRDPERLGYGPSFTIYDEADTKRLLTSCLVELDLDPKHFSPNMVAGRISASKNELVGPEEFAERASTPPEKVAAKVYALYQKRLRAGNALDFDDLLMLAHRLLDEQPDVLDVYQERFRYVLVDEYQDTNHAQYALVEMLTRRRRNLMVVGDDDQSIYSWRGADLRNILEFERDHPEAAVIRLEENYRSTKTILAAANHVVANNAGRKPKTLWTANVEGEAITRYAASDEKDEASFVAGEIERLLRSEHRSYADFAVFYRTNAQSRAIEDRFLRDGVPYRIVGGTRFFDRAEIRDVLAYLRVAANPADGVSAKRIINTPRRGIGAATIAVIDALAFREDIPFLEAARRAIDEGELGTGPRAKVEAFLELADGLRGIETSKLREYVEEVVSRAGLVVALEAEGTFEASSRADNIREMLGVVEEFDREHEDTGLEDLLEWLSLRSDLDTLVEGERAVTLMTLHTAKGLEYPVVFITGMEDSLFPHANSMFDPSGLEEERRLCYVGITRARERLYLTHAMTRSLYGASQYNPPSRFIAEIPDEHLRHEGRGSTSRQGTSESTGRAFGGGGRVFGSGAKRRERSEPTESFEVGDTVDHKTFGHGKVTEISGDKIVVTFTGRGAKTLLLGYAPLSKVKR
- a CDS encoding toll/interleukin-1 receptor domain-containing protein yields the protein MEPRLGKPRVFLSHCKADLPFITRLDSALRECQIDTWLDSIDIPHGHPWLDAIFRDGIPACDAAMVYLTPAALDSVMVKKEIDAAMIQQLQDERIAFLPYVSSSDIRIKLRADIQALQAPEWNESNYEQLLPRVVAEIWRSYLGRTVVAAVADERVKRLQAELALQELRGKSAASVFTPAEEAEFEQIWATLDRTVVIHAKVTTPSRGDGDDVVEPALPIGVQLGSYVALVIAAGYEFSAREGYSVLNQPVKDFVLERVPGALEVSVEDIPSVTDELTMYGLLDRVVDTTPMDGSALTRTVRIWSGPNYWSVWTNKSQRLRYWLAYNDRLPTSVELSEGESSPLT
- a CDS encoding MBOAT family O-acyltransferase, which codes for MTLASWPFAALLAVTLAAWWLSPRAARPWVMLAASAVFYAWAFPLHLIVLAGLVVLVWRVGASLQTAARPRRLLGAGITLVVTTLAVFKYTGFLVGTADMLFARAGLPRLPVPAIAAPLGISFVAFCAIHYLVETYRGTTPPGSLLETAVYLAFFPTVTAGPIKRWPEFARDLREGPARPDLDDLAYGGWRIVAGLAKKLVVADTLAILAVPLLAPAGKNPLVLLVGMYAYTMRIYFDFAGYSDIAIGVARLFGFRVMENFRWPYLRRNISEFWANWHASLTRFITEYVFIPLGGSRAGRARTALNTLAAMAVSGLWHGAGWHFVAWGLYHGAGLVVARWWREALDALAARWAAYARLRERAGWRGAGWAAGTLLTFNFVAFGWMLFLLPLHDALFVWKQVARFALLAARRWIG
- a CDS encoding nucleotidyltransferase domain-containing protein, whose amino-acid sequence is MVRVLEDKRQAVEQACLRFHVSRMHVFGSALRDDLRPGESDIDLLVEFSPMSPHDLADSYFDLLDELRSILGVEVDLVMSDAVKNPYIAADIERTKQVLYAT
- a CDS encoding type II toxin-antitoxin system Phd/YefM family antitoxin, with the protein product MSAMPNIVPISELRQDASSIVKHASATGDPVFITQHGRASAVLLSAGAYERTQRELEILRILAQGEADIQAGVGYDLDVVMAEADELLKQP
- a CDS encoding type II toxin-antitoxin system RelE/ParE family toxin, which translates into the protein MTRRIDFTPPARAQFLAAVDYIRTERPSAARAFRDRSTEVLKHLIRFPETGRTIPEFPQLGFREVLVSRYRFFYRLEGDVIWVVGVWHDAQLPAQPE